CCTGTCCTCGCTCGCCGCGTCCGGCTATCACGAGGCCCATGGTGCACGAGCGCTGCGCCGGCATCTGGATCAACAGCTCGTCGTGCCCCTGGCCCGCACGCTCTCCGCCGCGGGCCCCGAGGCCCAGGGCGGTGAAGTCACCCTCCACTCCGGTCCCCAGGGGCTCTCGGTGACGTTGTCCCCGGGCAGCCCCAGGCAGACGCGTCATCAACTGGAGCGGGTGGAAGCCCTCCAGGCCGATCGGCGGGAACTCGACGCCATCCTCCGGATGGATGCCGTGGAGCGGCTCGTGGAGCAGGTACGCTTCCTCGTGGCCCAGCTCGCGCAAGGGGTCCGTCCGAACCGGGGTCCCGAGGCCCTCTCCCTCGGGCAACTGCACCATGAGCACAGCCGGCTCGATCTGCTCTGGACCCAGGTCCAGCGGCTGCGCGCGGCGCTCTCGGCCGCCGAGGAGCTGGCGCTGCTGGCCCTCTTCGAGCAGCAGGACATCTCCACCTTCGTGGAGGACGCCCGGGAGCAGTCGCGTGCCTTGCGCCGGATGCTGCCCTCGGTGCTGCTCGCCTTGCAGCCCCAGCGCGATGGCATCACGCTCATTGTCCAGGAGGCGGGGGAGACGCGTGCGCTCGACGCCTGGCTGTCGCCGCTGCTCGAGGAGTTGCCCCGCCGCGGGTGGGTGGCCGGCGGCCGCCTCTCCGTCAGCCGTCACCACAAGGACGACAAGCGCCGGTGGCGCGACGAGGTCCTCTCCGTCGAGGCGTTGTCGCGGGCCCTTGGCGAGCCCGAGCGCGCGTTCCACGAGGTGTTGTTGTCGGTCAGTGGCCCCCATGCCGGCTCGTTCCTGGCGCTCGAGGCCGGACTGCACCGCTTTCCCCCCACGCCACGCGACGAGCCCGTCCTGCTCACGGTCCAACCCGTGGCGATGAGGCCCCACCTGTCCCAGAAGGAGCTGGAGCTGCCCGCCATCGCCCCCCCCGCGCCCGTTCCCCTCAAGGAGCTGCGATTGATGCCCGCCGTGCGTGAGTACCAGCCCGGGGGAGACGTCGTCCTTTGCGATGGCGCGCGAACCGTCTCGCTTGGTGCCCGGGGGTATTTCCAGGACTGGGAGCACCTCCTGCTCGAACACCTCCTGCACCTGGAGCGCTCGGGAAGCTTCGATCCCGAGAGCGCTCCCTCCTTCGTCCTCGACGTGCTCCGGGCCGCCACGCCATGAACCTGACCCTCGCCGTCTACCAGAGCCGGAGTGCCTCGGGGACCATGCGGTGGACCACGCTCGGACTCGGTTCGTATACCCGGAGCCGTGAGGGAAAGAGCGCGGTCAAGCTTCAACAGAAGCTCGTGGAGGATCTGCGCGGCCTCCTGGGAGAGCTGCCCCCACGTGAGCTGGCGTGCTTCCAGTTGCCTCGCGGCATCCGGCTGGAGCGCGTGCAGTTGGAGCTGGATTTCAAGCGCATGCGCTCGGGAACCGATACGCCCCGGCTGTCCGGCCTGTTTCCGTTGATCCTCGAGCCGCGCTGGCGCACCCGGAGCGAGCCCCTGTTGATCGCCTACCATCCCGCGCGCCAGCAGGAGTGGTTCGCCGTCGAGGCGGGCCAGTCCCTGGAGGAGCAGGCGAAGCTCTACTTCACCCACGCCTGGGCGCGGCTGGAGTCCGAGGAGCTCGAAGCGCTGCGCTCCAACCGCAAGGACAGCCTCAAGGCGTTCTCGTTCGTCGCCCAGCCTCCGACACTGCTCGACCAGCTCGGTGGGAAGAAGGGCCCCTGGTCGGACCTGGAGGTGGAGGATCGACCCGGCAAGGGCAAGAAGCGCCCGAAGAAGGGGAGTGGCACCCGGGTGCTCCACACCCTGGGCACCCATCTCACGCTCCAGGCGGCCGAGGGCTCGTTGGCGATCGGCATGCCCCGTGTGCCCTATCGCGAGCAATTGCAGTTGCTGCTCGGTGGAGAGCGGCGCACGCCGGTGTTGCTTGTCGGGCCCCCGGGGTGTGGCAAGCGGACCCTGCTCAAGCACTTCGTCGCCGATCAGCTCGACGCCGATGGCTTCCAGGCCCATCGCAACCTCGACAAGGTGACCGAGGTGTGGACGATCGCCGGCAAGCGGATCATCGCCGGTATGAGCTACGTCGGGGATTGGGAGCAGCGCTGCCTCCAGGTGCTCGAGGACGCCAGGGGAGGGCGCCGCATCCTCTTCGTCGAGGATCTCCAGTCCTTTGGCCTCCTGGGCCGCACGCGGGACAGTGACACCCACCTCGCGCTGTTCTTCCAGGGGGCGCTCGCTCGGGGAGAGATCACCCTGGTGGGCGCGGTGACGCCCGAGCAGCTCCAGCGGCTGGAGTCGGACGCGCCATCCTTCGCCGCGCTCTTCACCCAGGTGCACGTGCGCCCGACGAGCGCCGACGAGACGCTGCGCATGTTGCTGCACGAGGCGCGCGAGCTGGAGTCCAAACACGCGCTGTCCTGGCATCCCCTGTTGTTCCCCGTGCTGCTCGAACAGGCCTCGTCCCTGTTCCCCGGCGCCGCGCTGCCGGGCAAGGCGTTGGATCTGCTGCGCGAGCTGGCCACGGGCTCCCAGCGCGAGGGTCGGACGCTCGGCGTGGAGGAGCTCTTCACGCACCTGGCGGGCCGCACGGGGCTGCCGTCCACCCTGCTCAGCGCCCGGGAGCCCCTGGCGCCCGAGGAGGTTCACGAGGCCCTCTCGCGCAAGGTGATGGGCCAACCGGACGCCGTGCGCGAGGCGTGCGATCTCGTCGCGCGCATCCATGCCGGGCTCACCGATCCCCTCAGGCCCTACGGCGTCTATCTCTTCACCGGCCCCACCGGCACGGGCAAGACGGAGCTCGCGCGCGCGCTGGCCAGCTACCTGTACGGCGACGCCTCGCGGATGATCCGGCTCGACATGGCCGAGTTCCAGACGCCGGACGCCGTCGCCCGGCTCACCGGGGATCCGTGGCGACCCGAGGGCCATCTGACCCGGCTCATCCGCGAGCAGCCCTTCTCGCTCGTGTTGTTGGATGAGATCGAGAAGGCCCACTCCTCGCTGCTCTACCTGCTCCTGCAGCTCTTCGACGAGGGCCGCCTGACGGACGCCTCGGGCGACACGGCGGACTTCACGCATACCGTCATCGTGATGACGAGCAACCTGGGCGCCCGGCGCAAGCCGCCCGTGGGCATCGGAGAGCCGGACGCGCGCACCTTCGCGCTCGAGGCGGACCGGGCCGTGCGCGACTTCTTCCCCCCCGAGCTCTTCAACCGCATCGATCGCATCGTCCACTTCTCGCCGCTCTCGCGCGAGGTGGGGGAGAAGGTCGTCGAGAAGGAACTCGCGCGGCTGCTCGCGAGGCAGGGGCTCACCTCGCGCAACATCTTCGTGTCCGCGGACGACGCGGTGAAGCGGCGCATCGTGGAGGAGGCCTTCGATGCCCGCCTGGGCGCGCGGCCCCTCAAGCGCTACCTGGAGGAGCACGTGGGCCAGGTGCTCTCCGACGCCATCATCCGCGGTCCCCAGTCCCTCTTGCGCCTGTTCCAGCTCTACACCCGCGAGGAGCGCTTCGAGGTCCAGGCCGACGCGCTCATCCCCCGCGAGCCCGTGGCCGAGGGCTTCGCGCTGGAGCCCCTCCTGGAGCTACCCATCTCGGGCTTGCGCGAGAAGCTGCTCGAGGCCCACGAGGCCGTGCGCGCCATGCGCGAGAGCGAGGCGCTCGGTGCCCTGTCCGAGCAGGTCCGCTTCCACCTGGAGCGGTTGCAGGCCGGTGAGCGCGAACACGCCGAGTCGCTCTACACGCTCGACGCCATGCGCCTGTACCTGGAGCACTTCGCCACCCAGCTCGAGTCGCTCGCCCGCGCGCCCGAGGAAGAGGCCCGGGAGATGATCGAGGCGCAGCAGTTCAACCTCTTCGATCGCCGGGCGCTCGCCCCGGTGCGGACCGCGACCCGCGAGCAACTGCTCGATGCGCTGGCCGAGGTGTACTTCCTCCAACGCGTCCTCCGGGGACTCGCCCGGCCGGATCAGCACACCGTGCTGCTGGAGCTGCTTCCGCTGGGACAGTGGCGCCGGGGCGCGGCCTCCGGCTCGCTGCTCACCCGGTGGTTGTGCACGGCCTACGCCCACTCGCGCGGGGCGATCGAGTCCTTCGCCGCGCACCTGCCCGGAGGCGCCGTGGTGTCCGGGGGCTTGCGCCAGCTCCGGGAGTTCCTGCACGCCTCCACCGTGGAGCCGGTGCACGCCGCCATCAAGCTGGTGGGTCCGGGCATCCGTCCCTTCCTCGAGGGTGAGAGCGGGCTGCACGTCTGGCAATCCTCGGGGCGGCTGCCGGAGATCGTGAAGGTGCGCGTCCATGACGCCCAGGCCCCCGCGCCCGCGGTGCTGCTCGCGGGACATGGCGCCCGGCTCCAGGCCTTCCACCAGGCGCGGCAGGAAGGTGTGCGCCCCCTGCCCGAGGATCCCGAGGCCGCCATGCCCGTGGTCCGGGCCTACCGCTTCGAGCCTCCCACGCGTCAGGGATTGGCGGAGCTGGAGCTGGACGACTACCTGCTCACCTACAGCGGCACCCACCGGGTGCGCTCTCCCGCCGAGGCCCTGCCCGTGCTGTGGCGGTTGCGGATGAGCCAGAATCCGGCGGACCCCGAGCGGGGAGGGCGCCATGAGTGACAAGAGCCTGCGCGTCTACTTCACCACCCACCATGATGGCCGGCTCACGGGGCAGCTCCTGCCCGTCTGGGACAGCTTCTTCGACAAGCCGCCTCCCTCCGCCTACGGCACGAGCGAGCCCGAGGTCCTCTCGCTGCTGGAGACCCAGGTGCGGCAGTTGCTGCGCGAGGATGACGCCGCGATCGAGCGCTTCCTCTGGGAGGAGGAGCTGGAGGCCCGGACGATCACCGTGGAGATCCATCCCCAGACGGTGCACAAGAAGCGGTCGGTCATCTCCCAGGCGCTCATTCCCCTGCGGCTCACCTACGTCTACGGGCGGATGGCGGGCGGCGCCTGGCGCGTGCGGGTGCCGCGCTTCGACTGGTCCTTCGTGGTGGAGGATCTCTCCATCGCGCGGGACGTGTTGCAGAACGCGCTGAGCACCGCGCTGCTCGGGGAGAAACCCAAGGGCCTCTATGACTTCCGCCACGAGGGCGAGGAGTACGTCCGGGCGTGGGATCCGCTCGGTGCGCGGCGCGAGGTCCGCGGTGGCGCCCGGCGGCCTCCGCCCCCCGAGGTGCTCGAGCAGGTGGGCGAGGAGCTGACGTCGCGCGCCCTGGGCGGCCGGCAGCCGGCCCTGGTGTACGACGCCGAGGCGATGCGCGAGTGGTTGGAGCTGGCCCAGCGCCGGCCCCCTCCGTCGCTGTTGCTCGTCGGAGGCACGGGCACGGGCAAGACGAGCCACGTGTCGATGCTGGCGCGGCGGATCGCCGAGCGGCGGCGCGAGGACAAGACGGTGCATCTGCCCGACATCTGGCGCACCAGCGCCGAGCGCATTGTCGCGGGCATGGTGTACCTGGGGATGTGGCAGGAGCGCTGCTTGAAGCTCATCGACGCGCTGTCACACGAGGAGGACTACCTCTTCGTGGATCGGCTCACGTCCCTGCTCGCGCCCCAGCCGGATGGCTCATCGATTGGAGATCTGCTCCTGCCGGCGGCGATGAGCGGGGAGATCTCCCTCATCGCCGAGTGCACCGAGGCCGAGCTCGAGCGCTGCCAGCGGCGCTTCCCCGAGGCGCTGCGGCCCTTCCGCGTCCTGCGCATCGAGCCGCCCCCGGCCGCGCGGATGCCCGAGCTCATGCAGCGCTACCAATCCGTGCGGCGCAGCCGGGTGAGCATCCACCCCGTGGGGCTGCGGCAGCTCGTGGCCCACCTGGACACGTTCCAGCGCGACAGCCTGTTTCCGGGCAAGGCGTTCCGCTTCCTCGATTGGCTGGAACAGCAGGGCGAGCGCGGCCAGTCCCGGACGCTCTACCCGCGCGATGCCTCCGCGGCCTACGCGCGCTACTCGG
Above is a window of Cystobacter fuscus DNA encoding:
- a CDS encoding AAA family ATPase, which gives rise to MNLTLAVYQSRSASGTMRWTTLGLGSYTRSREGKSAVKLQQKLVEDLRGLLGELPPRELACFQLPRGIRLERVQLELDFKRMRSGTDTPRLSGLFPLILEPRWRTRSEPLLIAYHPARQQEWFAVEAGQSLEEQAKLYFTHAWARLESEELEALRSNRKDSLKAFSFVAQPPTLLDQLGGKKGPWSDLEVEDRPGKGKKRPKKGSGTRVLHTLGTHLTLQAAEGSLAIGMPRVPYREQLQLLLGGERRTPVLLVGPPGCGKRTLLKHFVADQLDADGFQAHRNLDKVTEVWTIAGKRIIAGMSYVGDWEQRCLQVLEDARGGRRILFVEDLQSFGLLGRTRDSDTHLALFFQGALARGEITLVGAVTPEQLQRLESDAPSFAALFTQVHVRPTSADETLRMLLHEARELESKHALSWHPLLFPVLLEQASSLFPGAALPGKALDLLRELATGSQREGRTLGVEELFTHLAGRTGLPSTLLSAREPLAPEEVHEALSRKVMGQPDAVREACDLVARIHAGLTDPLRPYGVYLFTGPTGTGKTELARALASYLYGDASRMIRLDMAEFQTPDAVARLTGDPWRPEGHLTRLIREQPFSLVLLDEIEKAHSSLLYLLLQLFDEGRLTDASGDTADFTHTVIVMTSNLGARRKPPVGIGEPDARTFALEADRAVRDFFPPELFNRIDRIVHFSPLSREVGEKVVEKELARLLARQGLTSRNIFVSADDAVKRRIVEEAFDARLGARPLKRYLEEHVGQVLSDAIIRGPQSLLRLFQLYTREERFEVQADALIPREPVAEGFALEPLLELPISGLREKLLEAHEAVRAMRESEALGALSEQVRFHLERLQAGEREHAESLYTLDAMRLYLEHFATQLESLARAPEEEAREMIEAQQFNLFDRRALAPVRTATREQLLDALAEVYFLQRVLRGLARPDQHTVLLELLPLGQWRRGAASGSLLTRWLCTAYAHSRGAIESFAAHLPGGAVVSGGLRQLREFLHASTVEPVHAAIKLVGPGIRPFLEGESGLHVWQSSGRLPEIVKVRVHDAQAPAPAVLLAGHGARLQAFHQARQEGVRPLPEDPEAAMPVVRAYRFEPPTRQGLAELELDDYLLTYSGTHRVRSPAEALPVLWRLRMSQNPADPERGGRHE
- a CDS encoding AAA family ATPase, whose product is MSDKSLRVYFTTHHDGRLTGQLLPVWDSFFDKPPPSAYGTSEPEVLSLLETQVRQLLREDDAAIERFLWEEELEARTITVEIHPQTVHKKRSVISQALIPLRLTYVYGRMAGGAWRVRVPRFDWSFVVEDLSIARDVLQNALSTALLGEKPKGLYDFRHEGEEYVRAWDPLGARREVRGGARRPPPPEVLEQVGEELTSRALGGRQPALVYDAEAMREWLELAQRRPPPSLLLVGGTGTGKTSHVSMLARRIAERRREDKTVHLPDIWRTSAERIVAGMVYLGMWQERCLKLIDALSHEEDYLFVDRLTSLLAPQPDGSSIGDLLLPAAMSGEISLIAECTEAELERCQRRFPEALRPFRVLRIEPPPAARMPELMQRYQSVRRSRVSIHPVGLRQLVAHLDTFQRDSLFPGKAFRFLDWLEQQGERGQSRTLYPRDASAAYARYSGLPLQLISDEVPAERQTLAAQLQKGVIGQERACELAAGVLARFKAGLNDPDKPVGTLLFAGPTGVGKTELSKQLARTLFGDEQRMIRLDMSEYMLPGSAQRLMEVGPGITSLAERVRQQPLSLVLFDELEKAHPEVFDLLLGILGEGRLTDGLGRLVDFRMTVVCMTSNLGVVHSEPAGFGAERGAEDFTRAIRQAFRPELFNRIDHIIPFRRLSEADVLRIVDLELEKAASRAGLLRRGLKLVVEPDARAWLARHGYEPQLGARPLKRLIEAKVMAPIAVRLAAHPELEGVLLPVVVAGSAAERGLRPEYRALATLLDQPVT